The Sorghum bicolor cultivar BTx623 chromosome 6, Sorghum_bicolor_NCBIv3, whole genome shotgun sequence genome contains the following window.
TGATTTTTCTGAAATATAAGCACTACACACTACTAGCATTTGTACCTGTATAGATAAGTTTCCATTGAATCCTGCATGTGAAACTAATGCTTTCATCTCTCATGACTTTGATGATTTGAAGCCATTTGATATCATCTCTTGGTCATGCATATGAAATCTTTTCATCTTCTTGTGCTTATGAAATGTTTTCATCTTCTCAAGCTTTTTAAATCCATTGATCTTCATGAAAGTTTGATTCTTCTGGACCAACCGTTACTTTTGTTGAAGTTCACAAATTAGGGAATTAAATATAAGCACTGCACTGCACAGTTATACTATCTTTTGTGCCTGCATGAATAGCTTTCCAAGTTTCTATCCTATCCCGCATCTGAAAGACTGAAACTGTTTGTTATTATCTCTCATGATCTATACGTTCAAAAAAATCTCTCATGATCTAGGTGATTCGAGACCATTTGCTTTTATCTCCTCTCACACATATGAAATCTTTATTTGCTTCTTGTCATGGTTGTACTTTGGTATCCTGAAGCATGACTGTCAGCATATGTTCTGGTAGGTTGAATAGGAAAGAAGAAGCACCAAGCTGTACCAATGGGGCGTGGAAAAGTAGAGCTCAAGAAGATTGAGAATCCAACAAACCGCCAAGTTACCTTCTCCAAGAGGCGGATGGGGTTGTTCAAGAAGGCAAACGAGCTAGCCATTCTTTGTGATGCGCAAATCGGAGTCATCATATTCTCTGGAAGTGGCAGGATGTATGAGTACTCCAGTCCTCCATGGAGGTGCGTGAAAGTCTTTCCCATTTCATATCATCCATCCTTTTGTTCATTTTCATCTTTGAGGAGAAGTAGGAAAGTTTAGATATGACATAGTTCCAAAGATCATGTGGTTGAAGTTTCTTACTATCCTTAGGCTTGTTTAGTAGTCCTGCAATTTTACAAATTATTCTTTTTCATTTACTATCTCCAGTTGAACAAATCATGTATACATTGTTTTTCAATTTTTTGTGGGACATGTCTTGCAATATACAAGATTCAGCTTATTTTTTAGTATGGTTATGGTAAAACACGACAGTATCATGAGCAGTTTAAAACTGATTTGTTCCTACCAATTGTAATCTTTTAACTTAGCATACGACCTTTTAACTTAACATACATTGGTCTGCAAAGACAATGCGACATCGATCAGCTAAGTGTTACATACTGGTACCATGTTATGTCATTTAGTTTCAATGAAGACATCCTTCCATAGTGAGTGACCGTCTCGAGTTCTGTATCTCCAGTTAAACATTCTTAAATCATACATttattgtttcttttttttgttgcagAGTAGCAAACAGCTTTGACAGATACCTGAAAGCCCCTAGAACTCAGTTATCATTTTTATGGGCAAGTAGAGTTTTCAGATGTGGTGTAGTCACCAGTATGTTGTTTTGTCTTGTCATATTTTTTCAAGACACaccttgtggtaggaatttctgAAGCTTGTTTATTCTGCTATAAGGTTTTTGACTTTAGTAATGACATCAAAGTTTCATGAGAGCTTCAGAAATGATTTGTAATCATTCTTGCCAACTACAATCTTATAATTTGGCATACATAATGGAACCTTTCTAACTTAGATATACAATTTAAATTCTTCAAAAAGAAGAGATGATGATCAGGTGCATGGTGGTATAATACTGTATACTGGTATCATATTGCTAACGGGACCCTTTTTTCACGGTCCATACTAACAGTTGATAGTTTCTATAGTAATTCTTTATGACTGAGTGCCGATCAGGGGTTTTACAAAGTTTTTATATCATATATTACTGCTTCTTTTGGTTGCAGAATAGCAAGCATCTTTGACAGATACCTCAAAGCCCCTAGTACCCGTTTTGAGGAGATGGATATCCAGCAGGTACGCCAATTCTCTTGAACCAAGACACTGATCTCTGTGTTTCCACTGATGTAACCTGACCTAATATTCTCCCCTCTCATTTTCCATGAAGAAAATCATCCAGGAGATGACTAGGATGAAGGATGAGAGGAACAGGCTGAGGATGATCATGGCACAGTACATGGGGGAGGATCTGGCCACATTCTCCGTGCAAGATCTGAGCAACCTTGAACAGCAGATCGAGTTCTCGCTCTACAAAGTTCGCCTGAGGAAGGTAATTAAGCACTGACTAGCACGCCGACAGATAGATTGATGGAGTAGCCTTGTAGGTTCTTAGTTCTTTATCCTATTGTTAAAAAAACACACTCTTGGGAGACGCCTCAGTGCTAACGTTGAACACCCTTTGTTTTGTTTCTGGCAGCAAGAGCTACTTGACCACCAGCAGCTGCTCGAGATCCGCCAAAGGGTACTCTGCATTCCTCCCTCTCGTGGTAGCCTGTACACATCGATCGAGTTTTGACAGAGTTCTCTTTGCTCCTGAATTTCCACAGGAGATGCACATACCAGGAGAGCAGAGCGGCTACCTATGCCTCATGGTAAGAAGACTGAAGACGGCTGGCCCTTCTCCTGACCAGCCTCACCAAGTCAAGTGATCACCTTGTTTGTTCCAAACCTTTTCTGCACCTGAATGGCTGTGACCTGTGATGAAAAAACAGAACCAGGCTATTGCGagggggcagcagcagcagcaggctcaggcaGGCGAGATGGCGGGAATTAACCAGAGGCCATTCCCGTGGTGGGACGTGGGGGCCAGTGGCAGTGGCAGCCAgagtcagcagcagcagctgcccgGCCGGGACGCGGCGGAGTCGTCGATGACGGCGCTGCAGCTGTCGCCGCAGCTGCACGAGTACAGGCTCCAGCCACGGCAGCCCAACCTGCAGCAGGACGCCAACGTCCATGGCTGGCTCTGGTAAGCTCTGCTCTGCCTGTGCTGCTTTGCTGTTGGTTCAGAGGACTTCTGCATGCATATGATCGACCGTACGTACGTTCTCAACTCTGACGGACGGGATGGTGGTGTCGATGCCTGCAGATGAACGAGACGACGCTGAACATGCAGCTCCTCAGCTTGTGACCTGTTCTAGTCCTTGCAGtgtcttcattttccatagctTCAGCCAACGTGCCCTGCTGAAAATAAACTTACTGGAGTTCACTTAATTAAATTTGTGCTAGGTTGTCATCGCGGTTGCTCGTGTTGTGTAATTGGGGTGCCGTCAACGAGTAACAGAAGCAGTAGCAGTAGAAGTaacagtagtagtagcagcagcagcaggacagcacagcacagcatcTTTGCCTATGCCTTGTTGCTTTTGTGCTGCCAAGGATGAGTCTGCGTGCTTCAAACGTTTGGCTTGCATAGTTACACTTACATCTGCTACTATAGTATATGATGTATTTGGTCCATGACTACCTACTACCCGGTCAAGGCAAGGCCGACATGCTACAACGGATCTTGAGTATGTTGAGCAATTCTGCCATAAATAAACCCTTTAATGCTAAATTGCTAATGTGCACCAGCAGCATCTCAGACGCAAAGACTGAACTGAATAGTGTGAGAAGGTTGCATCTCAGgcccaattttgagaactacTACTTCCATCCCCTAATGAAATGCAATTTTTGTTACACAGTTctaaataaatatcattagataatcataaaatatattttgataGATGTCTATTTAGAGTCATAAATGTTATTGATTTTTTGTATAAACTTCGTCAATTCAAAAAAGTTGATTCAATCCAAACTTAAAATTGCATCCATTTTAAGACAGAGGTAGTACAAATAAAACTACACATAGGCAAGTTTATCACACATTCGACATCCTCAACATGACTCATCTTGTCAATCAAACtatcttgtatgctgtctctaGGCTTATTTGGGTACTTTCATATCTACCTCAATCCACATATATTCAAATGAATTAAGGTGAATACAAGTATCCAAACAAATCCTTAAGCTATCCTTTTCACACAATAGTAGGCAAAATATTAGGATGTAAAGGTGCTTATTGTAAGTTTTATTCCTACACTCTTGTGAAAATAAATGCAAATACTACATGATGACTCAATCACTCAAACCATTCAGTACTCAACTACAGTGGATGAAAATTTGCTCACGTTGAACAAGGGTCAAATGTTATCTTACTTGCATTTAACAAGAATGAATAAATGTTTTCAAACCTCAACCTACACGTACATTACGAAGCCTCAACCTACACGTACATGACGAAGCCTCAAATCAGCAGATAAACTGAAATGACACGAGAAACATCAGCCACAAATAGGCGGGCCGATGAATAAATGTTTTGAAACCTCAACCTACAGTACAACAAGCACTCGAGCTCGAGTGCACCCTGCCTacattcatcaccaatcataAGAATCAGCACGATGCACTGATTATTTATTGGTAGACATGCTATCGGTTGGGCTCGAACCCAACCAAAGATGCTCCTGCCGTTGGCTGTTGGCCTGCTCAGCTCAGCTCTGATCCTCTTACTGCTCAACAACCTCCCCTACAGGAGTGCCAACAGGAGAGGCCCTCGCCTGCACCGCAGTTCGCCCCAAAGCGGTGAAACTTGGAGGCAGCTGGTACAGAGGGTGACTCCCCTCAGATTCGCCCAGGTAGGCTTGCCCCAGACAGTAGCCCAGTGCCCGGGCAACAGGGACAGCTACTGCATTTCCAACTTGAATATACCTATCACCATCAGAGAAAGCACGCATGTTCAGAGGCAAGGATTACAATGCAGCATAATCCTGCTTCTGATTTCAAGAGCTGAAACTGACTGTTCAATGGTTTACTGCTGACAACTTTCAAGAGTGACTAGATCACGTACAGGCAAACTGAAAAGAGGAACTTACTTCTCCTTGATGGGGCCAAACAATCGGTAGTAATCAGGGAAGCCCTGCAACCTTGCGTTCTCCCGGATAGTCAGGACTCTTGCTTGAGTCGGATGCAATATAATCTGACAACAACATATTCCATCAGGATCATATGCAGACAACACTAGCAGTAAAGACAGTTGCAGGGATTATCATAAAGGGGTGCAATATAATCTGATAACAACATATTCGATCAGGATCATATGCAGACAACACTAGCAGTAAAGACAGTTGCAGGGATTATCATAAAGGGGTAGTTTGTACTGAAGCTGACCTGGTTGTGAGGCTCTGCTCTGGTTACAACTGTAGGAACTGTCTCATCCCACCACAGGCGTCCAAATGGCCTACAACAACATATGTAAGGACAAGTAACCAATAAcctatttttttcaaaaaaaacaaagaaagaaagaaagcggGACCATTTTGTAACTTACTTGAGTGATTTACCCTTGATGAATGACATCGCATAGTCAGGAACCTAGATAACAAAGATTTGTGCAAAATCTTATCATGTCTTAACCATGAATCTTACAGTAGTTGCAGCATCTCATCAGATATGAGTCTGAATATGTAACATAAATGTTGCACTTTATGGAAACAACAGCACGAAATAACACATACCAGTGGTTTCCCAGATGAAAGTTTCACACGCTCGATTTCTGGATCCCACTCAACAATATTGTTTGCTCCAACCTTGACACCCTTTAGGTCACGGAAGTTGGCTCCCTGTCATTGGAAAGAGTGTGATTATTTCAGGAACAACAAAGGAAGGCACAAACACTATCAAGCCACCAACCTTCTTGACAGGAATTTGTTGAACCCGCTCATAATCATCGTTATTAAGCCGTAAGGGCTGGTGATCCAAGAGCTTGCCTTTGTCTGGACCAGCCTCCTCACCAAAGGACCAATCCAACATGTCTGAAAGAATAAAACAGAGTGAACTTGCTGCAGTAGTAGCAATTTAGCAAAGGACCAAGAAAAAAAAGGTGGTTCTTCTGAAATTCATGGAGAAAGTCAACCAGTAAAGCTCACTGGCCCTTACCTTTACGACTAAGTCGAATGTAACGCTGGAATTCCGTCTTGGGGGAACCACCATACTCCATTACCTCTTTAGGTTGATGGTTTTCAACCTGCAGAGAAGAGTAAGATTGCATGCACATTGAGAAATGTATGAACTTGAGAAAACACTTGCCTTTGGTAAATCTGAAATTGCATCACCAAGAAGCAAAGCTTTCTTCAGGTGTGGTTTTTGTTTCTCATCATATGCAACCATACATTGCTGTAAACAATTCAGTTGGTCAACAGATTTTACACATTCCAAAGGATTTCAAAGTAGTGATTGCACTTACCGAAAAGGCATTTGGGGTGTTTCCACGTACTACAACATCATATGTAGGCAGAGGATACTTAGGGAGCACCTACATTGTCAAATACAACTGATTAGCCAGCAGTCAACAGTGCAATATAAATGTAACAAAGCATATAAAACATCAAGGTAAGAAACAAACCATGGAAGAAAGAGCACCCCAGAGGAACACACGCATCCTGAACTGTGGCAGACCATAGCAGCCTGCCACCATCATTCCAAGGCGTGCTTGGTACTTCATAGCAACTAGGCAGCTCAAAGCATATTTTCCTAGGTAGCCATCAGCAAATTTGAGTATGTCTACAACATTTTCCATGAGAACATACTTGGGCTTCAAGTAAGCCACAATATCCATGAAAGTCACCATTTGCTTGTTTTTCTCATCTTTAAGTGGCTCATCACGGTTTCTGAACCGATTAAACCCACTGATACCTTGACATGGTGGACCTCCACATATGACATCAACATCACCCTTTTGAAAGAATAGATTAGGTAGATATCACCAAATGAaaatggggaactaaacaaacaGGGAGGAAAACCACACCCAACTAAATACTCACAGGCAGCGGGAGAATTCTTCTTCTGTGCCCTTCTTGTACAAACTCTCTAATTTTCAGCGGGCAGTCACTGGTTTGTGAAACAAGGATTAGAGTGCAAACAGATGTACAAGGCAACAAGCAGATGACATACCAAATACGAACCTCAGGTTATCAATCGGTTCCCATGTATCCTCTTCAGGACCATATCCTTCCCACTGGACCTGCAGAAATCTAGCATTACAACAAAACACACAGAAATATCCATTGCTTGAAAAGCTTAGTTTTTTCTATATTGCCATAGTAATTGAACTTTTTTTCTTGGTATCAAGTACAGATGAACAGACAACGTTAAGTACCTTAAAATAGATGCCATCTTTCCTTCCACTACCACCATAGCATATTCCAATAAGCTTCTCTACAACAAATTCGTCCTTGTCAAGAGGGCTGCCTTCATCCTCTTGATCCTCTGAACCTGCTAAATTCGAATCCACATCTTGATGGACATATTTCTCACATAGGACTGCCCATTCCTTGAGGAGAGCAAGAAACTCATCGGCTTTCTCATTTCGCACCTACATTCAAAGATCCAAAGGAACTTTGTGAGAGCAGCTGGACAAAACAGATGGAATATCCAAGATGCAGTTTACTATCCATACTTCAGTCTGGGGATGATTGTACTTCAAACTTTGGCACGCAAAACTGTTAAGATCAACAGCCCATCGCTGCAAATCATAGccagaacaatagaattagtgCTGAGACCATGAACACATTCTATCCAACAGATAAATAGGTAGAAGATTACAGTTTCAAGTTTCAAGCCAGAAAGAGCTGCACCCAAGCAAAGACCAGTGGACATGCCCCCACAGCCAGAATACAGATCAAGAAGGGTTGCTGTCCTCTCTGGCATACTAGATGGCGCCTCCAGATCCACATCATCAGAAGAAATACCCGAAGCGGTTTCACTACCTGACTGCCCATTTTCTAGTAAAAAACAAGTGTCAGGGTTTGTAAAAAAACATAAACTTTTAACAAGTACTTTCTCAAGTTTGActagatttgtagaaaatacgtgcaacatttatatctccaaatatttaacgatctatctaatgatactaattatgtattataaatattaatattttttatatatagttaGTGAAAGTTAAGAAAAGCTGACTTCTATTTTGGGACAGAGGCAGTATCAAAGTTAATCATTGTAGACTGTTCAAACCAGTTTTAGTTATTGAGCTACATACACCAACCATTGCACTCACAAGCCTAAGCTGATAAGGAATTGCGCAATTCAGTTATATTTAATACCTATCACATGGAAGCTCCCCCTCACGTAAAATAGAAGTAGATAACAAATCAGTGTATAAACATTTATGTTAAAATGATCAAGGTCAAAATTTTAAACATATTTGGCAATCCAAAATCCCTCTGAAAATTAAAATATTTGTGTGGCTTCTTCAAAATACTATCCTTACTAAGGACAACCTCACGAGGAGAAATTGGAAAGGAAGCGAAATACAGTATATGCCTTTTAAACAGAAAAGGAATCAGTGGAACATCTCTTTGTTGGATGGATGGATGACAGTGAAATACATTTTGATTCTGATTGCTGTGCCCTTGGAGTCAGTTGCAAACCTTGTAATAATGATCAGTTTTGGGTTTGGATCAAGCTTTGTTTACCGAATGGTAAACTGGTATATGCAGTGAGGCTGGCAGCTGTGTCAAGCAATATGGTGCACAAGAAATGTTGTTTGTTTTGAGGACAAAAGAACCAAATCCCCCTCTAAGATTATCTATATGATGTGCTCCTTTCTTGATTATTGGGCAGGCTTGCAAAAGCCAGACATAGAAAGGCAAATGAAGCAAGGAGCAGAGagttgaaggcaatggcactcTACTTCCACAAGAAAGTCACAAAGGATGGCGACCAACCAGCAATGCATCATTCATACGGTTGGGTGATCATCTTTGACGCAATATCAGGCCATGATTCACGCTGAATATATCACATGCTGAAAGTCTTCCCCGTCGCACACAATGGTTCTATTAGGCATCATGAGCCATGTTGGAGCTCATTTCAATCCATTACAACATAGTGTTAATTTTGGCACAAGATCAGGCCGTGATCCCACCACTTTTGCCAAAGGTGGACAGCTCATTTATACTTCAACACTCTCCCTCCCAATATTTATATAGTACACATCAAGCATCAAGACTATATTTCTAGTTAGTTGGCTACTTACCTGTGAGATTTGActctatatatttatatatggaCATCAAGCATCAAGGTCAAGGGGGAGGAAGAAGCAGGCAGCAGGGAAGAGTGAGGAGGAAGCAAGCAGTAGCGGGCTACTTGGATTGGAGCTGGAATGGGGAGGAAGAAGCAGGCAAcagggaagagggaggaggaagcacCAGGCAGcagggaagagggaggaggaagcagcAAGCAGCACGAGCAGGAGCAGCAACTCAGTAGCTGACGGCTGGAGTGGGAGTGAGGACTGAGAAGAGAGTGGGGGTGAAGTTATAAGGAAAACCCTAATGGGCCTGACCCAGTTAAATATATCCCAGGCCAAAAGCCTAATCAAGTGCTACAGACCCTAATCAAgacgattaatcatgattaatcgacGATTAATCGGAAGATCAGGTTTTTAATCGCTCTAATCGAATCGGAGGCCCTAATCAAGTGCTACAGACCGATAAGgatgattaatcgcgattaatcggacgatcAGAAAACACTGCTCCCTCCCTGGCAGGCTCAGTCACTCATGCCTCAAATATTATGGAAATAGAGGTCaactatatttattttatttaattgcaCTAGCCAAGATTCAAACTCGAGACTTCTCACCTCTAGCACTAATACCATATTGagtattgagttgcatgcaccaaccaattcaAACCAAAAGTTTGACCTGTTAGGCAAAGGTGGGTAATTCACTTATATTTCAACACTGCATGCACTAATCAAAGTTAACCCAATAAACCTAGGATGGAGTACAGGCATGTTGTTTGAGCTTTTACTTTTCAAAATTGTTTTTGCAGAATAGCTTTTGAATGAATAAATATCTTTTTTAGGGACATCGATAGCTGCTTTCCAAGCACTCCTATCTAAACAAAGATCTCTAGGTATATTCCAACCCTTTAAATGTCTTTTTATTGCCTCCCCCCATGTCAGCTTCAGTCTTCCTCTACCTCTCCTCACATTGATATCTCGACTTAGGACTCCACAATGCACTATGCCCAAGGTTCGGCTAGGCGTCGAGTAGGCGGCGATTAGGCGCTAGGCGAAGCCCGTCGCCTCGACTATGGCCATAGTCGCGCTTCGAGGCGCTGGGCGGCGCGGAGTCGGCGCTGGGCGGGCGCAAGCGCGGCCAATTTAGCGCGCTAAATCGGAGAGCGGGAGGATTTCCCGCGCGGCCATGAAACGAAGGCGCGGGAGGAATAGAAGGGAGCGCGGCGTCATTCACTCGTCCCCGAGTCAGATTTGGTCGTCCCTGCCGCCGGTCCTCGTCGCCGGGCGACCTCCCTGCaggtcctgctcctcctctgctcctcATCTTCTCCTCCCCTGCTCCTCCAATCTCCTCCCCTGCTAATCCCCGAGGCGCCCCCCGCtggtcctgctcctcctccgtcGGTCCTGCTCCTCCCCTGCTCCTCCAAGTCCCCAAGGTGAGCTCCCTTCCCTCCCAGCTCCTCCCCTGCTCATCTCCCCTCTTTGCTCTTTGCTCTTTGTTCAGTAGCATGCACATTAGTTGTAACTCATATATAGtagttatatataaatatatatatataatatatataatttatgGCTTATATTGCCAAAACGCCTAGGAAAACGCCTAGGAGCGCCTAGGACCGAGTACTCCCGACTAGGCGCTAGGCAATGGGTCAGCGCCCCGATTACGCCTAGCGCCTAGCTGAACCTTGACTATGCCTCATAAGGTCTCCTTTGGACATGACCAAACCAATAgactaaaaaaataactaattgcacagattgcgactaatttgcgagatgaattttttaagcttaattagtccatgatttgacAATGTGGTGCTACAGTAAACatttgctaatgatagattaattagacttaattaATTCATTTGATGTGACATCTGTTAAACTTTAGTCCATGCATCCAAACACCCCCTGAGTAGTATCGTTGCACTAATTTAGCAAAGCAAGTAAATTGCATTCAGCTAGTCAACCAAAAAAGGATGATGTAGAAGCAATTACCTGATGAGATATTAGCAAATGTAGAATATGCAACAGAGTACGACATGTCATAGTATAGGTCACAATGCTCTATCAGCTGAGCCTTGGCTTTTGGATCCATCTAAGGCAAAAAAAACAGTTAGAG
Protein-coding sequences here:
- the LOC8063965 gene encoding MADS-box transcription factor 31: MGRGKVELKKIENPTNRQVTFSKRRMGLFKKANELAILCDAQIGVIIFSGSGRMYEYSSPPWRIASIFDRYLKAPSTRFEEMDIQQKIIQEMTRMKDERNRLRMIMAQYMGEDLATFSVQDLSNLEQQIEFSLYKVRLRKQELLDHQQLLEIRQREMHIPGEQSGYLCLMNQAIARGQQQQQAQAGEMAGINQRPFPWWDVGASGSGSQSQQQQLPGRDAAESSMTALQLSPQLHEYRLQPRQPNLQQDANVHGWL
- the LOC8063966 gene encoding DNA (cytosine-5)-methyltransferase 1, encoding MAPSSPSPAAPTRVSGRKRAAKAEEIQEEEVVVASSAKRSRKAPSSGKKPKPTPKQAKPAKAARKKKGEAERKEPVEDDVCAEEPDEEELAMGEEEAEAAADEQAMQEEVAAVVAGSPGKKRVGRRSAAAGGDHEPEFVGNAVPAAEARSNWPKRYERSTAAKKPEEDEELNAKCHYRSAKVDNVVYCLGDDVYVKAGENEADYIGRITEFFEGTDRCHYFTCRWFFRAEDTVINSLVSINVDGHKHDPRRVFLSEEKNDNVLDCIISKVKIVHVDPNMDPKAKAQLIEHCDLYYDMSYSVAYSTFANISSENGQSGSETASGISSDDVDLEAPSSMPERTATLLDLYSGCGGMSTGLCLGAALSGLKLETRWAVDLNSFACQSLKYNHPQTEVRNEKADEFLALLKEWAVLCEKYVHQDVDSNLAGSEDQEDEGSPLDKDEFVVEKLIGICYGGSGRKDGIYFKVQWEGYGPEEDTWEPIDNLSDCPLKIREFVQEGHRRRILPLPGDVDVICGGPPCQGISGFNRFRNRDEPLKDEKNKQMVTFMDIVAYLKPKYVLMENVVDILKFADGYLGKYALSCLVAMKYQARLGMMVAGCYGLPQFRMRVFLWGALSSMVLPKYPLPTYDVVVRGNTPNAFSQCMVAYDEKQKPHLKKALLLGDAISDLPKVENHQPKEVMEYGGSPKTEFQRYIRLSRKDMLDWSFGEEAGPDKGKLLDHQPLRLNNDDYERVQQIPVKKGANFRDLKGVKVGANNIVEWDPEIERVKLSSGKPLVPDYAMSFIKGKSLKPFGRLWWDETVPTVVTRAEPHNQIILHPTQARVLTIRENARLQGFPDYYRLFGPIKEKYIQVGNAVAVPVARALGYCLGQAYLGESEGSHPLYQLPPSFTALGRTAVQARASPVGTPVGEVVEQ